From Gemmatimonadales bacterium, a single genomic window includes:
- a CDS encoding DUF72 domain-containing protein: MFYPQGLPQKDELAYFATRFRTVELNNSFYRLPPPDAFLRWREATPPDFQFAVKASRLITHLLRLRDSMAPVALLLDHAGALGPKLGPVLFQLPPTFQADLPRLDRFLSLLPAGPRWVIEFRHPSWQTAATYDRLGRGGVALCVPVGGRIQPDLVTTAPFVYLRMHAGRGAEGGFSPGELRGWAARILALDRAGKEVYVYFNNDREGHAARDGQRLLGLLGIER, encoded by the coding sequence GTGTTTTACCCCCAGGGGCTCCCCCAGAAGGACGAGCTGGCCTATTTCGCGACCCGCTTCCGTACCGTCGAGCTCAACAACTCGTTCTACCGGCTCCCGCCGCCCGACGCGTTCCTCCGCTGGCGGGAGGCGACCCCGCCGGACTTTCAGTTTGCCGTCAAGGCGAGCCGGCTCATTACCCACCTGCTGCGCCTGCGAGACTCCATGGCCCCTGTCGCCCTGCTCCTGGACCACGCGGGTGCGCTGGGACCGAAGCTCGGGCCGGTACTCTTCCAGCTACCGCCGACCTTCCAGGCGGACCTCCCCAGATTGGACCGGTTCCTGTCGCTGCTGCCGGCCGGCCCGCGCTGGGTAATCGAGTTTCGCCATCCGAGCTGGCAGACCGCTGCGACGTATGACCGGCTGGGCCGGGGCGGCGTCGCGCTCTGCGTTCCGGTAGGCGGCAGAATCCAGCCCGATCTGGTGACCACCGCGCCGTTCGTCTACCTCCGAATGCACGCCGGCCGGGGAGCGGAAGGCGGGTTCAGCCCTGGCGAGCTGCGGGGCTGGGCCGCCCGGATTCTCGCGCTCGACCGCGCCGGCAAGGAGGTGTACGTCTACTTCAACAACGACCGGGAGGGCCATGCCGCCCGCGATGGACAGCGGCTCCTCGGCCTGCTCGGCATCGAGCGCTGA
- the thrC gene encoding threonine synthase — translation MTITLDLPSIALGKPAASSGRDLRVLPLVCKLCHTTYPGTASATCEECLGPLEPVYPAGRALPSAAQIGARSPSLWRYREWLPFEGTPVHSLDSGFTPLLESPSLARLLRVARVWVKNDAVSHPSLSFKDRVVATALNAAHALGLDTVGCASTGNLANAVAAQAARAGLPAWIFIPHDLEPAKVVGTLVYHPHLVRVRGNYDDVNRLCSQVADRFGWGLVNINLRGYYGEGSKTMAFEIAEQLGWRLPSAVVAPMAGGSLLTKLEKGFREFAEAGLVSGQAPRLYGTQAQGCAPIVNLVKRGGEAVEPVIPRTIARSLAIGNPADGRFAARAIRDTGGWVAGVSDEDLLTGIRLLAESTGVFTETAGGVTVAGALALAEAGRFRSDDEVVLCITGNGLKTADALEGTLPAAPIINPKIRELEALHGRDL, via the coding sequence ATGACAATCACGCTCGACCTGCCGTCTATCGCTCTCGGCAAGCCCGCCGCCAGCTCCGGTCGGGACCTTCGGGTCCTTCCCCTGGTCTGCAAACTCTGCCACACCACCTATCCCGGCACGGCCTCCGCCACCTGCGAGGAATGTCTCGGACCGCTGGAGCCGGTGTATCCCGCCGGCCGGGCGCTGCCCAGCGCGGCGCAGATCGGAGCGAGGTCTCCGTCGCTCTGGCGCTACCGCGAGTGGCTTCCCTTCGAGGGCACGCCGGTCCATTCACTCGACAGCGGGTTCACGCCCCTGCTGGAGAGTCCGTCCCTTGCGCGGTTGCTGCGAGTCGCGCGGGTCTGGGTCAAGAACGATGCGGTTTCCCATCCCTCGCTCTCGTTCAAGGACCGGGTGGTGGCCACCGCCCTCAACGCGGCGCACGCGCTGGGTCTGGACACCGTTGGCTGCGCTTCCACCGGCAACCTGGCCAATGCCGTCGCCGCGCAGGCCGCGCGGGCCGGGCTCCCCGCCTGGATCTTCATTCCACACGACCTGGAGCCGGCCAAGGTAGTGGGCACCCTGGTCTACCATCCCCACCTGGTGCGGGTCCGGGGCAACTACGATGACGTGAACCGGCTGTGCTCCCAGGTGGCCGACCGTTTCGGCTGGGGCCTAGTGAACATCAACCTCCGCGGATACTACGGCGAAGGCTCCAAGACCATGGCGTTCGAGATCGCCGAGCAGCTCGGCTGGCGGCTGCCGAGCGCGGTAGTGGCGCCGATGGCCGGCGGATCGCTGCTGACCAAACTGGAGAAGGGGTTCCGCGAGTTCGCCGAGGCGGGGCTGGTGTCCGGCCAGGCCCCGCGGCTCTACGGCACTCAGGCCCAGGGCTGCGCGCCGATCGTCAACCTGGTCAAGCGGGGCGGGGAAGCGGTCGAGCCGGTGATTCCCCGCACCATCGCGCGCTCGCTCGCCATCGGCAACCCCGCGGACGGGCGCTTCGCGGCCCGGGCGATCCGAGACACCGGTGGATGGGTGGCCGGTGTCTCCGACGAAGACCTGCTCACCGGCATCCGGCTGCTGGCCGAGTCGACCGGCGTGTTCACCGAGACGGCCGGCGGGGTGACCGTGGCCGGCGCGCTCGCGCTGGCCGAGGCAGGGCGCTTCCGCTCGGACGACGAGGTCGTGCTCTGCATCACTGGCAACGGACTCAAGACCGCCGATGCGCTGGAGGGCACCCTGCCCGCGGCGCCGATCATCAATCCCAAGATTCGCGAGCTGGAGGCTCTCCATGGCCGTGACCTTTAG
- a CDS encoding endonuclease/exonuclease/phosphatase family protein → MVLSWNVWIGRGRLSDLVSRIRPGPEAALVVLLQEAYRADHSVPARSSGRAGRDHLTRARPQEDVADAARRLGLNLRYVPSMRNGGERSDRGNAILSNLPLASTTAVELPLVLQRRVALTASISLAGRHIRLVSAHLDPRGPPGHKWLGAAGRGRQAQHLLEHVEDDLVVLGADLNLGRGRAERSWRLLKEAGFAFGVPPALPAWRHTFHALPRLVLDYVLIRDRAGAVARADVERLDEHPRDRGATVFGSDHHPLLARIALRASDRSPP, encoded by the coding sequence GTGGTGCTCAGCTGGAACGTCTGGATCGGGCGCGGTCGGCTGAGCGACCTGGTCAGCCGCATCCGCCCGGGACCCGAGGCGGCCCTCGTCGTTCTGCTCCAGGAGGCGTACCGCGCCGATCACTCCGTGCCCGCCCGTTCCAGTGGCCGCGCCGGGCGCGACCACCTCACCCGCGCTCGCCCGCAGGAAGACGTTGCCGACGCCGCGCGGCGGCTCGGCCTCAACTTGCGCTACGTGCCGTCGATGCGGAACGGCGGCGAGCGGAGCGACCGAGGCAATGCGATCCTCTCCAATCTGCCGCTGGCATCGACCACCGCCGTGGAGCTGCCGCTGGTCCTCCAGCGGCGAGTGGCCTTGACGGCGTCGATTTCCCTGGCCGGCCGGCACATCCGCCTGGTCAGCGCGCACCTCGACCCGCGTGGACCACCGGGGCACAAGTGGCTGGGCGCCGCCGGCCGAGGCCGGCAGGCTCAGCATCTCCTCGAGCATGTGGAGGACGATCTCGTGGTGCTCGGTGCCGATCTGAACTTGGGGCGGGGACGCGCGGAGCGGAGCTGGCGGCTGCTCAAGGAGGCCGGATTCGCTTTCGGGGTTCCCCCCGCGCTGCCGGCCTGGCGGCACACCTTTCATGCGTTGCCTCGGCTGGTCCTCGACTACGTGCTGATCCGGGATCGCGCCGGGGCCGTGGCCCGCGCGGACGTCGAGCGGCTCGACGAGCATCCGCGCGACCGCGGGGCCACCGTGTTCGGGTCCGACCACCATCCGCTGCTTGCCCGGATCGCGCTGCGTGCCTCGGACCGGAGTCCGCCATGA
- a CDS encoding MoaD/ThiS family protein: MAVTFSLPTVLARLTDGQATIQASGTTLGDVVSEIAGRFPRLAPRLRDEAGGPYPFVTFYLNDEDIRFRDGFATPVREGDEITVVAAIAGG; this comes from the coding sequence ATGGCCGTGACCTTTAGTCTCCCCACCGTCCTGGCCCGGCTGACCGACGGGCAGGCGACGATCCAGGCGAGTGGCACGACGCTGGGCGATGTGGTGTCGGAGATCGCGGGACGGTTTCCCCGGCTGGCGCCGCGGCTCCGGGACGAGGCCGGCGGGCCCTACCCGTTCGTCACCTTCTATTTGAACGACGAGGATATCCGGTTTCGCGACGGTTTCGCCACCCCGGTGCGCGAAGGGGACGAGATCACTGTGGTGGCGGCGATCGCGGGCGGCTAG
- a CDS encoding VOC family protein, protein MTLMEMYAPGTFCWADLGTPDAQAATRFYTQLFGWDSVDRPLGPDVFYTMFSIGGRPVAALYRQDAQSEPAAPPHWLSYISVEGAATTVQRARELGGHVLDEAFDVLDVGRMAVIRDPIGAVVALWEPKRHIGAGVVGEPGTPCWNELVTTDPESAVAFYTGLLEWECVSHPMGSIRYTRCRRGGSFAGGMRRAGAVDGPSLPHWLLYFAVENCEAAAAKAASIGGRIVVSPAEVPELGRCAVLEDPQEAVFAIIELLPARAVHQG, encoded by the coding sequence ATGACGCTGATGGAAATGTACGCCCCAGGCACGTTCTGCTGGGCCGACCTGGGCACGCCCGACGCCCAGGCCGCGACCCGGTTCTACACGCAGCTCTTCGGCTGGGATTCCGTGGACCGGCCGCTCGGCCCGGACGTTTTCTACACCATGTTCTCGATCGGAGGACGGCCGGTGGCCGCCCTCTACCGGCAGGACGCCCAGTCGGAGCCGGCAGCTCCGCCGCACTGGCTTTCCTACATCTCCGTCGAGGGCGCCGCAACCACCGTGCAACGGGCCCGCGAGCTGGGAGGCCACGTGCTGGACGAGGCCTTCGACGTGCTGGACGTGGGGCGGATGGCCGTGATCAGGGACCCCATCGGCGCGGTCGTCGCATTATGGGAACCAAAGCGGCACATCGGGGCAGGCGTGGTCGGGGAGCCGGGCACGCCGTGCTGGAACGAGCTGGTCACGACCGATCCGGAGAGCGCAGTGGCGTTCTACACCGGGCTGCTGGAATGGGAGTGCGTTTCCCACCCCATGGGAAGCATCCGCTACACCCGGTGCCGCCGGGGTGGGTCGTTTGCGGGCGGGATGCGGAGGGCCGGCGCCGTGGATGGCCCGAGCTTGCCCCACTGGCTGCTGTACTTCGCGGTGGAGAATTGCGAGGCGGCGGCGGCGAAGGCTGCCTCGATCGGCGGTCGGATCGTGGTGTCTCCGGCCGAGGTACCGGAGCTCGGCCGGTGCGCCGTGTTGGAGGACCCTCAGGAGGCCGTCTTCGCGATCATCGAGTTGCTCCCGGCCCGCGCGGTGCATCAGGGGTAG
- a CDS encoding phospholipase D-like domain-containing protein, translating to MSGWLGLDLPWFAWLLLAIGAVSLVSVIGALFLPDWPEPDYQKGFGLDTGTDDFIQAAAGFLNVPVLRGGEPTLMENGDAFYPAMLEAIRGARESVNFEVYIFVPDEVGREFLDAFKERARAGVEVRLLVDAFGSHQLKKREREDLQSAGVRIERFRPVALRNLVRVYRRTHRRAIVIDGRVAFIGGAAVSKKWIGNVRNTHEWRDSMTRVTGPMVSGIQSAFATNWVYCTGEVIAGPRFYPRFESAEGACGLSVVSSPSDAHQPIRLLFWLSFINARRRLWIANSYFIPDRRLRQAVIERARSGVDVRVLVPGNHTDAVPVQLAGRSYYQELLEAGVRIFEFQPSMMHAKTVVVDDGWSIVGSANLDERSMELNEENVLGIGDREFARAVSDGVEADYGRSREIRLDQWRRRSLLQRGLEMIAKALIEQY from the coding sequence ATGAGCGGGTGGCTCGGGCTCGATCTCCCCTGGTTCGCCTGGCTCCTGCTCGCCATCGGCGCCGTATCGCTGGTCTCGGTGATCGGCGCGCTCTTCCTGCCGGACTGGCCCGAGCCGGATTATCAAAAGGGGTTCGGGCTCGACACCGGCACCGATGACTTCATTCAGGCGGCCGCCGGGTTCCTCAATGTGCCCGTGCTGCGCGGCGGAGAGCCGACGTTGATGGAAAACGGCGATGCCTTCTACCCCGCCATGCTCGAGGCCATCCGCGGCGCCAGGGAGAGTGTCAATTTCGAGGTCTACATCTTCGTGCCGGATGAGGTCGGCCGAGAGTTCCTGGACGCGTTCAAGGAGCGGGCGCGGGCGGGCGTGGAGGTGCGGCTGCTGGTGGACGCCTTCGGCTCTCACCAGTTGAAGAAGCGCGAGCGCGAGGACCTGCAATCGGCCGGGGTCAGGATCGAGCGGTTCCGCCCGGTCGCGCTCCGCAACCTGGTGCGGGTCTACCGGCGCACCCACCGGCGGGCCATCGTGATCGACGGGCGAGTGGCGTTCATTGGCGGCGCGGCGGTGTCGAAGAAGTGGATCGGCAACGTCCGCAACACCCACGAGTGGCGCGACAGCATGACGCGGGTCACCGGCCCGATGGTCAGCGGAATCCAGTCGGCGTTCGCCACCAACTGGGTCTACTGCACCGGCGAGGTCATCGCCGGGCCGCGCTTCTATCCCCGGTTCGAGTCGGCCGAAGGGGCGTGTGGGCTGTCGGTGGTGAGCTCACCCTCCGACGCCCACCAGCCCATCCGGTTGCTCTTCTGGCTCAGCTTCATCAATGCTCGCCGCCGGCTGTGGATCGCCAACTCGTACTTCATTCCGGATCGGCGGCTCCGACAGGCGGTGATCGAGCGGGCACGGAGTGGGGTGGATGTGCGGGTGCTGGTGCCGGGCAACCACACCGACGCGGTGCCGGTGCAGCTCGCCGGTCGCAGCTATTACCAGGAGCTGCTCGAGGCCGGCGTGCGGATCTTCGAATTTCAGCCGTCCATGATGCACGCCAAGACCGTCGTGGTCGACGACGGCTGGTCGATCGTCGGTTCCGCCAACCTGGACGAGCGCAGCATGGAGCTGAACGAGGAGAACGTGCTCGGCATCGGCGACCGGGAGTTCGCCCGGGCCGTCTCCGACGGCGTCGAGGCGGACTACGGCCGCTCCCGCGAGATCCGGCTCGACCAGTGGCGCCGGCGATCGCTGCTGCAGCGCGGGCTGGAGATGATCGCCAAGGCGCTCATCGAGCAGTACTAG
- a CDS encoding CPBP family intramembrane glutamic endopeptidase: MIRAAAMVEGGILLLALGVGRLTGHPPLAQLRVDWSGIGWGIAATAPLCAALAWCLHTRLSPVARLVRLVDERVRPLFAGCSLLELAMIAALAGAGEEALFRGVLQPTLADHLPDWTALTATGILFGLVHFLTREYALAAALVGLYLGVIFLLSGNLLVPMLAHGLYDLIALALLARVKPAPVESVL; encoded by the coding sequence GTGATCCGGGCGGCGGCGATGGTCGAAGGAGGAATCCTGCTGCTGGCGCTTGGGGTGGGTCGCCTGACAGGGCACCCTCCCCTGGCGCAGCTCCGGGTCGACTGGAGCGGCATCGGCTGGGGTATCGCCGCGACCGCTCCCCTTTGCGCCGCACTGGCGTGGTGTCTTCACACCCGGCTCTCGCCCGTCGCTCGCCTGGTCCGGTTGGTGGACGAGCGGGTCCGGCCGCTATTCGCCGGCTGCTCGCTCCTCGAGCTGGCGATGATAGCTGCGCTGGCCGGAGCGGGGGAGGAGGCGCTCTTTCGCGGGGTGCTGCAGCCGACCCTGGCCGACCACCTGCCGGACTGGACCGCGCTGACCGCCACGGGCATCCTCTTCGGTCTGGTCCACTTCCTCACCCGCGAGTACGCCCTCGCCGCCGCCCTCGTCGGACTCTATCTCGGTGTGATCTTTCTGCTCTCCGGCAACCTGCTGGTGCCCATGCTGGCCCATGGACTCTACGATCTGATCGCACTGGCGCTCCTGGCCCGTGTGAAACCGGCCCCGGTCGAGTCCGTCCTTTAG
- the efp gene encoding elongation factor P, with translation MKASDIRRGHVLILEGQPCRVMDFQHRTPGNLRAFVQLRLRNLTSGNTFDTRLSATEFVEDARLDTKDLQVMYRDANGVHVMDAESYEQYTLDDEVIGDQGQWLDSGMTFQADWLNGRPISIQLPSVAELEVVETAPTMKTATKTASTKPAKLSNGMTIQVPEFIGEGERVRVNPREGVYLERAK, from the coding sequence ATGAAGGCAAGCGATATCCGCCGCGGTCACGTCCTCATTCTCGAAGGGCAGCCCTGCCGGGTGATGGACTTTCAGCACCGGACGCCGGGCAACCTGCGCGCATTCGTCCAGCTGCGGCTCCGGAACCTGACTTCGGGGAACACCTTCGATACCCGGCTCAGCGCCACCGAGTTCGTGGAGGATGCCCGGCTCGACACCAAGGATCTCCAGGTGATGTACCGCGATGCCAACGGGGTCCACGTCATGGATGCCGAGAGCTATGAGCAGTACACCCTGGACGACGAGGTCATCGGAGACCAGGGGCAGTGGCTCGACTCGGGCATGACTTTTCAGGCCGACTGGCTGAATGGCCGTCCCATCTCGATCCAGCTTCCATCGGTGGCCGAGCTGGAGGTGGTGGAAACGGCACCCACCATGAAGACCGCCACCAAGACAGCCAGCACCAAGCCAGCCAAGCTGAGCAACGGGATGACGATTCAGGTGCCCGAGTTCATCGGGGAGGGCGAGCGGGTCCGGGTGAATCCGCGGGAGGGCGTCTACCTGGAGCGGGCCAAGTAA
- a CDS encoding nitroreductase, with product MDAIDAIQRRTSVRRFRPEPVPREAIERLLECAVRAPNHKLTQPWRFAVLTGAARARFAEIRARHRSKRYTDPESPEAKAGADKVRREALETPAFVAVMCAVSDDELTREEDYASAMMATENMMIAAESLGLGTYLRTGGVMRLPELTELVGLPQGFRVVGIVSLGYPAEAPVPGRRRPAAELTRWVEA from the coding sequence ATGGATGCCATCGATGCCATTCAGCGGCGGACCTCGGTTCGCCGCTTCCGACCCGAGCCGGTGCCCCGTGAAGCCATCGAGCGCCTGCTCGAGTGCGCTGTACGGGCCCCCAATCACAAGCTGACCCAGCCCTGGCGGTTCGCCGTGCTCACCGGGGCCGCCCGGGCGCGCTTTGCAGAGATCCGGGCCCGGCATCGGAGCAAGCGATACACCGATCCCGAATCGCCCGAGGCGAAAGCCGGAGCCGACAAGGTCCGGCGGGAGGCACTGGAGACGCCGGCGTTCGTGGCGGTGATGTGCGCGGTGAGCGACGACGAGCTCACCCGCGAGGAAGACTACGCCTCCGCCATGATGGCCACCGAGAACATGATGATCGCGGCGGAATCGCTTGGCCTCGGCACCTACCTCCGGACCGGCGGGGTCATGCGGCTTCCCGAGCTCACGGAGCTGGTGGGCCTGCCCCAAGGGTTCCGGGTGGTGGGTATCGTGTCGCTTGGATACCCCGCCGAAGCCCCGGTACCGGGCCGCCGCCGGCCCGCGGCCGAGCTCACCCGCTGGGTGGAGGCCTAG